Proteins encoded within one genomic window of Hevea brasiliensis isolate MT/VB/25A 57/8 chromosome 8, ASM3005281v1, whole genome shotgun sequence:
- the LOC110657066 gene encoding protein RNA-directed DNA methylation 3 isoform X3, producing MASKGKEVATGTSSSGDKRKRGGGADEDNPGSGRKRRNREVLQFFEDTAEVDDDESDQSDFDDDEFDIELKVKKEPVKMQNISFIPKEEAMDEEEFDKMMEERYKEGSSFVTYAEDDFETKSMERNIHFPSSRDPTIWKVKCMVGRERHSAFCLMQKFADLKSLGTKLQIISAFAVDHVKGFVYIEADKQCDITEACKGLCSIYSTRVASVPKNEVSHILSVRSKSNVVSEGMWARIKNGKYKGDLAQVVAVNDARKRATVKLIPRIDLQALAQKFDRQGIAKQIYRGIIFMYDENETENGGYFCSKAQMCEKIKLSFDASSEKGGESGPVGFEDFPSSPKSPPLSPKKPWQTKENSREFNRGDKDGMFSIGQTLRIRVGPLKGYLCRVLAIRYSDVTVKLDSQQKVLTVKCEHLSEVRGKSSAMPVSDDLGSSSLKPFDLLGTEGGSTGWTDGAGTSADGDRWNTGGATTESSWPSFSSSGLKLQSESNFANSSGSADNNTKEVDASWERKASNQNSFWGAAAADDKAVANNGQVHGWGNEDSWNKASTNVGSSSGASVGWGKATLPSENPAGASRDSGDGWGQSKLYDGNSTTDAATAWDKGKTVIGNPTTSWGDIATKKNQLDSLGSSKDVVQSGSWNSKSSSAGDDHCNNATGWNQQKSQNKDNWGSTAEALNKDTVHDSWGKRSRTGTDPWNKDEKAQNKVDTWGGTACGSWAQPDLGNADEASGWMKAKVDGAGQTANWGNQKNQSEDATGWTRGGSCGQTQSDNWNKSKTFGTDGGSCNKQEGESAWGKPDGGPSWNKQDGSSWGKSEGVSSWSKQDGGSSGNQDRFQEFGGWNKTFDGGRGSGGRRGGGRGGRGQFGRGRRPFGEDQSSGWKKGGEGSNWTGDGTPSRNPSGWGNDQVGGWVTSDVSEEGREGDQKKPNSSWGDNGAGWNKSKGAGKEIGENWDKWNCAKPSFEKKSSWGDEKGECQGDDKSLDHNQSLGGQTEAPKWNASNSVGGNWTTDWNKGPAANEGPSQSWGGGSKSNTEKASTGDATGWISGTCGVGTKQTDWGAPKCSKSSWDNKAGDVDNSQPSGWGSKSSWCGSKFSGQKSDEIGKASENKDQDGWNGGRALSGGLAKGWGQSASLRSGSNDAGKNHDSDWAKNGGTSSGTGDSCGKDSSWGKRNWNSGSNDADGNQDSGWGKKNNFNSESSDVNQSSGYGKKSSWNCGSNDADGNQDSSWGKKNNFKAESSDANQISGCGKKSSWNSGSGDASWNSSGWGKKSSWNPGDSDVNRDSFVASGEDQTENSSYGSGGGNSRGGFKGRGGSFDRGGLRGRGERGGFGGRNGSDRGFGGRGRSNGGGFGCRGGSDRGGFGGRDRFDRGYGGRGGGRRDHSSWNENNDSGDDKAFDWKNRTNNAGGGWKTSGGSSWNQGGADKSQLQSWNSQNDGSSNQSGGWGKGTSAVGESNDSRGKSSASSWGNKGDGDGNDGGWKTSGDSWNQRGADKAFDWKNGTNNDGKGWKTSGGSWNQGGADNSQPRRLDSKNDESSNQAGGWGKGTNAGGESNDSWGKSSASSWGNKGDGNDLGWKTSGGSWSQRGADEGNGNQAGGWGKDTNAGGEPSDSGGKAPGSSWGNKGDGGSSKGGW from the exons ATGGCATCCAAAGGCAAGGAGGTCGCCACCGGAACATCCTCCTCCGGCGACAAGCGGAAGCGGGGTGGGGGTGCTGATGAAGACAATCCCGGAAGTGGTCGGAAGAGGAGAAACCGCGAGGTTCTTCAGTTCTTCGAGGATACAGCTGAGGTCGACGACGACGAGAGCGACCAGAGTGATTTTGATGACGATG AATTTGACATTGAGCTGAAAGTCAAGAAAGAACCAGTGAAAATGCAGAATATCTCATTTATTCCCAAAGAGGAGGCTATGGATGAGGAAGAATTTGATAAGATGATGGAGGAACGTTACAAAGAAGGTTCTAGTTTTGTTACATATGCTGAAGATGATTTTGAAACTAAATCCATGGAAAgaaatattcattttccatcttcTAGGGATCCAACTATCTGGAAGGTCAAATGCATG GTTGGACGTGAGAGGCACTCAGCTTTCTGCCTCATGCAGAAGTTTGCTGACTTGAAATCTCTAGGCACTAAACTGCAGATAATTTCTGCATTTGCTGTTGACCATGTAAAGGGCTTTGTTTACATTGAAGCTGATAAGCAATGTGATATTACCGAG GCGTGTAAAGGGCTTTGTAGCATATATTCTACTAGAGTGGCTTCAGTTCCAAAAAATGAAGTTTCTCATATACTTTCTGTTCGAAGTAAATCTAATGTAGTTAGTGAGGGTATGTGGGCCCGTATCAAGAATGGGAAATACAAGGGGGACCTTGCACAG GTTGTTGCTGTAAATGATGCACGGAAAAGAGCAACAGTGAAGCTTATTCCAAGAATTGATCTACAAGCATTGGCCCAAAAATtt GATAGGCAAGGAATCGCTAAGCAAATCTACAGAGGAATTATTTTTATGTATGATGAGAATGAGACAGAAAATGGTGGTTATTTCTGTTCTAAAGCTCAAATGTGCGAGAAAATCAAGCTTTCTTTTGATGCTTCCAGTGAAAAG GGTGGTGAATCGGGCCCAGTAGGCTTTGAAGATTTCCCATCATCCCCCAAATCTCCTCCTCTATCACCTAAAAAACCATGGCAAACAAAGGAAAATAGTCGGGAGT TCAACAGAGGGGATAAGGATGGAATGTTCTCCATTGGTCAGACCTTGAGAATCCGTGTAGGACCTTTGAAGGGTTACCTTTGCCGTGTTTTGGCTATACGTTATTCTGATGTTACTGTGAAGCTTGATTCTCAGCAGAAAGTTCTTACAg TAAAATGTGAGCATCTCTCTGAGGTTCGTGGGAAGAGTTCTGCCATGCCTGTGAG CGACGATCTGGGGTCCAGTTCTTTAAAACCATTTGATCTACTTGGAACTGAAGGGGGTTCTACAG GTTGGACAGATGGAGCAGGAACATCAGCTGATGGTGATAGGTGGAATACTGGAGGAGCCACTACTGAAAG TTCATGGCCCAGCTTCTCTTCCTCAGGCTTGAAG CTTCAGTCTGAATCCAACTTTGCCAATTCATCAGGTTCTGCAGATAACAATACTAAGGAAG TAGATGCTTCTTGGGAAAGGAAAGCTTCAAATCAGAATTCCTTTTGGGGGGCAGCTGCAGCTGATGACAAGGCTGTTGCTAATAATGGTCAAGTGCATGGTTGGGGAAATGAGGATAGTTGGAACAAAGCTTCTACTAATGTAGGTTCTAGCAGTGGTGCATCTGTTGGCTGGGGTAAAGCAACTTTACCCAGTGAAAATCCTGCAGGTGCTTCAAGAGATTCTGGAGATGGCTGGGGTCAATCAAAACTTTATGATGGAAATTCTACAACTGATGCTGCAACAGCTTGGGACAAGGGAAAGACTGTTATTGGAAATCCAACCACCAGCTGGGGAGACATTGCCACTAAGAAGAATCAGCTGGACTCTTTGGGCAGCAGTAAGGATGTAGTACAATCAGGATCATGGAACAGTAAAAGCTCCAGTGCAGGTGACGACCACTGTAACAATGCTACTGGGTGGAATCAACAAAAATCTCAGAACAAGGACAACTGGGGAAGTACTGCAGAAGCCCTAAATAAAGATACTGTTCATGATTCTTGGGGTAAAAGATCCAGGACAGGTACGGACCCCTGGAATAAGGATGAGAAAGCTCAGAACAAAGTGGACACTTGGGGAGGTACTGCATGTGGTAGCTGGGCCCAACCAGATTTGGGAAATGCTGATGAAGCGAGTGGCTGGATGAAAGCCAAAGTTGATGGTGCAGGTCAAACTGCAAATTGGGGAAACCAAAAAAATCAGAGTGAAGATGCAACTGGTTGGACTAGAGGCGGATCTTGTGGCCAGACGCAGAGTGACAATTGGAATAAATCAAAGACCTTTGGTACTGATGGAGGATCTTGTAATAAGCAAGAGGGAGAATCTGCTTGGGGTAAACCAGATGGAGGGCCATCTTGGAATAAGCAAGATGGATCCTCTTGGGGCAAATCAGAGGGAGTGTCTTCTTGGAGTAAGCAAGATGGAGGTTCTTCCGGAAACCAGGATAGATTTCAAGAATTTGGCGGTTGGAACAAGACATTTGATGGAGGTCGTGGATCAGGTGGAAGAAGAGGAGGTGGTAGGGGAGGTAGAGGTCAATTTGGCAGAGGAAGAAGACCATTTGGAGAAGATCAGTCTTCAGGTTGGAAGAAAGGAGGTGAAGGAAGCAATTGGACAGGTGATGGAACACCTTCAAGGAATCCATCTGGTTGGGGTAATGATCAAGTTGGTGGTTGGGTTACATCCGATGTCTCTGAGGAAGGTAGAGAAGGTGATCAGAAGAAACCAAATTCTTCTTGGGGGGATAATGGAGCAGGATGGAACAAAAGCAAGGGAGCAGGTAAAGAGATTGGTGAAAATTGGGACAAATGGAATTGTGCAAAGCCCTCTTTTGAGAAGAAATCTAGTTGGGGTGATGAGAAAGGTGAATGTCAGGGTGATGACAAAAGTTTAGATCATAATCAATCATTAGGAGGGCAAACTGAAGCTCCAAAATGGAATGCATCAAATTCAGTTGGTGGGAACTGGACAACTGATTGGAACAAAGGGCCTGCTGCAAATGAAGGGCCAAGTCAAAGTTGGGGTGGAGGCAGCAAAAGCAACACGGAGAAAGCTTCTACAGGAGATGCTACTGGTTGGATAAGTGGAACATGTGGGGTAGGTACAAAGCAGACAGATTGGGGTGCTCCTAAATGCTCCAAGTCATCATGGGATAATAAAGCTGGTGATGTGGACAATAGCCAGCCTTCTGGTTGGGGCAGCAAAAGCAGTTGGTGTGGTTCTAAATTCTCTGGACAGAAGTCTGATGAAATCGGAAAGGCGAGTGAGAATAAAGATCAAGATGGTTGGAATGGTGGAAGGGCTTTGAGTGGAGGGTTGGCAAAGGGATGGGGTCAAAGTGCTAGCTTGAGAAGTGGATCAAATGATGCAG GTAAAAACCATGATTCTGATTGGGCTAAAAATGGTGGCACTAGCTCTGGAACGGGTGATTCCTGTGGAAAAGATTCTTCCTGGGGCAAGAGAAATTGGAACTCTGGATCCAATGATGCAGATGGAAATCAGGATTCTGGTTGGGGCAAGAAAAACAATTTCAACTCTGAATCCAGTGATGTTAACCAAAGTTCTGGTTATGGCAAGAAAAGCAGCTGGAACTGTGGATCCAATGATGCAGATGGGAATCAGGATTCTAGTTGGGGCAAGAAAAACAATTTTAAAGCTGAATCCAGTGATGCTAACCAAATTTCTGGTTGTGGCAAGAAAAGTAGCTGGAACTCTGGATCTGGTGATGCAAGCTGGAATTCTTCTGGATGGGGCAAGAAAAGTAGTTGGAACCCTGGAGATAGTGATGTCAACCGGGATTCTTTTGTAGCCAGTGGTGAAGACCAAACTGAGAATTCTAGTTATGGCTCAGGTGGTGGGAATTCGAGGGGTGGTTTCAAAGGCAGAGGTGGTTCTTTTGACAGAGGAGGCCTTAGAGGTAGAGGGGAGAGAGGAGGTTTTGGGGGTAGAAATGGTTCAGACAGAGGCTTTGGAGGCAGAGGTAGATCTAACGGAGGAGGATTTGGATGTAGAGGTGgttcagatagaggaggttttggTGGTAGAGATAGATTTGACAGAGGATATGGTGGCAGAGGTGGTGGAAGGAGGGATCATAGTAGttggaatgaaaataatgattctgGTGATGACAAGGCCTTCGACTGGAAGAATAGGACAAACAATGCTGGCGGAGGATGGAAAACTAGTGGTGGAAGCAGCTGGAACCAAGGAGGTGCTGATAAGAGCCAATTGCAGAGTTGGAATTCCCAAAATGATGGAAGTAGCAATCAAAGTGGTGGTTGGGGCAAGGGCACTAGTGCAGTTGGGGAATCTAATGATTCACGGGGTAAATCATCAGCAAGCTCTTGGGGAAACAAGGGAGATGGAGATGGTAATGATGGAGGATGGAAAACTAGTGGAGACAGCTGGAACCAAAGAGGTGCTGACAAGGCCTTTGACTGGAAGAATGGGACAAACAATGATGGCAAGGGATGGAAAACTAGTGGAGGCAGTTGGAACCAAGGAGGTGCTGATAATAGTCAACCGCGGCGATTGGATTCCAAGAATGATGAAAGCAGCAATCAAGCTGGTGGTTGGGGCAAGGGTACTAATGCAGGTGGGGAATCCAATGATTCATGGGGTAAATCGTCAGCAAGCTCCTGGGGAAACAAGGGAGATGGTAATGATTTAGGATGGAAAACTAGTGGAGGCAGTTGGAGCCAAAGAGGTGCTGATGAGGGAAATGGTAATCAAGCTGGTGGTTGGGGCAAGGACACTAATGCAGGTGGGGAACCCAGTGACTCAGGGGGTAAGGCACCAGGAAGCTCTTGGGGAAACAAGGGAGACGGTGGAAGTAGCAAAGGGGGATGGTGA